The sequence TAAATTCACCATCATCCATTGCATTTGCTATATCTTCtgccaaggaaacaaactgcaTTTCTGCCACGGAGGTAAACCCGTCTGCTTTAAACACCCGCAGTAACTTGCATTTTCCTAGAAAACTGGGAAGCTTTTGAAATTACCTCGTTAAGatcttggaaaaagaaaaaagaaaagagattgGCCAGTAATTTgatcacattttaatttatacCTTCCTTATCCTTTGGTTCTGTGCTACCATTGGGTAACTCCTGTCcaacaattaaaaaataatgatgaaattcatttgaatttttttaacatCATATACCGtgtcatttttttcaaaataattagtaaagttttcttttacatttcttttttgaaaactAAGCTAACAAGTACTGTGTGAATTTCCTACATATTACTTGTATGTCGCTACTTTATAATTTAGTGGTTTTACTCccttttatttaatctaataaCAATACAGGttcatttgttattttatatatcttatgtttgattattttatgtcttataTTTAGCTTCTGCCTGTACAGTGTGTGCGGGACAGACTGGCTGAGCTATGAAACCGATAACATTCAAACAAAGGATCTGATTTATTAAAGAAACTCACAGTTTCAAACACAACATATTCTGCACTGTAACTTTCCCCTGGAACGACTCCGGCTCCTCCAACCAGTCCTGCTGCCAGGTTATCAATAATATTCCCATAAAGGTTGGGCATGACCAGTACATCAAACTGGTAGGGGTTTTGGACCAGCTGCAATGAAACACAAGCAAGAAATAGATTAAggataaaatatgaaacaaactaaaataaagataaggaaggaaaaaacaacTGTGAAGACCATAGCATTTACAACTTAATGAAAGAAGCAACAGCAAAATTGTAATAATGTGGTGAGGTAGAAATAATTAGCTCACAATAAAGACAGTAGGAAGAAACATTAAGGCTGTAAATACCTGCATGCAACAGTTATCGATGATTATGTTCTCATATTTGATTTTGGGGTACAGCTCTGCCACCTCTGCACAACTCTGCAGAAACAGGCCATCCCCTAATTTCCTGGAATAATACAATAGATAACGATAGACATTACTGTAATTGTGGAACAAATTATTACCGCAATTGACATAGTTGTAAAGGTtaacagaaagagaaaaaaaacgagTCCAACGTTCTTGGGTAGAGAAGGAGGaatttgtgttaaaaatgtcctCACATGATATTTGCTTTGTGAACTGCTGTGACCTTGTTTCGACCCAGTTTAGTGGCGTAGTCAAAGGCAAACTTGGCGATGCGCCGTGATTTCTCCCTGGTGATGATCTTCAAACATTCGATCACACCTGACGCACTCTACGAAACAGTCCAAAAGAGATTATTCAAATTGGAGAACGAAAAAAGAGGACTAAAAGCATGACGTAAAAAGAGCAATCACTTTTCTAACTTTGTATGATGGATGTTAATTGCAGTGTATCTTTTAGAATTTCCTGCTGACAACAGTCCTGATGGGAACTGTTTACCTCGTGCTCCAGGGAGCTGTACTCCCCCTCAGTCTGCTCACGAATGATGACGAGGTCCAGGTTGTTGTGGCGAGTGTTGTAGCCCTGCAGGCTGTTCACATGGACCACATTAGCAAACAGGTCTAGTTTACGCCTGGGGAATCAGCAGAGATGCACgcttattttttaaacagagcatataaacatttcttaaaattgtatttgtttaatGATTACCTTAGTTTCATTTCATAAGATGCCAACTCCCCTTTGTACTCCATTGGTGTGTGAATCTTTCCTAGTTGACAATGAAGAGCATTAAAAATTATTAAGGATTATGAGTTACAGCAATAATTTCTTCAGGTCTGAcctcagatggatggatggataaaatgTCACATCATGATTTTCTAAGTAACATCCTGATTTGAATTTTATTAATGGTTTCCCAACATAAAATTGTAACTCTTTAACCGTTATGCTGCCATTCTTAAGAAATGAAGAACATtgtgtttaaaactgttttgcCCTAACTCAAAAACAATTTATGTAATttcatatcttccaaattattTTTAGAAGGTGCTTTAAAACAACCATAGCTGAAAACAAAGTGCTGCAAATTACTGCAAACTGTAAAcatacattaaaagaaaaagcataaataaatatgacataaaaacgataaaagaataaacacaataaaaccatttaaaacaaacaagctCAAATTAAGTCTTGCTAATGTTAAAGCCAAAATTATGTCAAGAATGATCATactaaataacattaaaatacaCTTTTGCTTTCTAACACATATGTAACAGTATCTTGATTATTGTGTGCAAACCAATCACACACCAGCATTCAGACAGTTGTGTTTTAGAGCAGACAAGATACTGTAAGAGGTATAAATTTGCTTCATGAAGTTCAGAGTGCTTTATACCTGGATAAGGCTTCTATTGTGAAAGTTTGCCATGCTGACCCAATAAATAGAGGCATAGACCGGGGAGTTATTGTTGGACAATCCAGACCCTTATGAAGAGCGCAAACCTCCAGTTAAATGTTCACTAACTCAACCTTAACCACTCTTGGAGTTGGTTTAAAAACCCCTGCCTTACGTCATTGTCTTGAGCTCAACTCAACTACAGTGTGATTGAGACGATGTGTTTGATGGACAAACTTTTGTGGAAACTCTCACAAGGATGAGAGTTTAAAGGATCAAACATACCACTATGTGGCGGAAATAGAAGATTAGTCAGACTATGAATTGTTAATATTTCTGTTCCATTCCCCCATCAAATTAAAGAAGCAATTTAAAGTATTTTGCGTTTAATAGACAAGTGATTATAATTTGTGTACTGTTGACTGAATTCTTTGTTATCCTCATGGTGAGAGCTTAGAaaattttttgtggttttgagtTTCTTGGGTTCGGAATAACTTTAAATGTTGGCTGTAATCTAAAAATGTTATAATCTGAACAAACGTCAATGTCATGTATGGGCTGGATCGTGCAAAATTTATGGGTTAATTGTGTTATTTCAATGAGTCCTTTATTAGTTACTGTGTTTTAGTCTTGAATATGAATATTTCTCTGTTGtctgtttctttttatgtgATTGTAGTTAGTTAGGTATGCATTTATGTTCGTAATGTTGTATAGTTTGCTCACAGCTGTTGCTATATCCCGGCTCCTTTTTTTTCATTGGCTATCAGCAACATGTGTTTGAAGTTGGGTCTGTGATCCACCGTGATCACtacaaacatgtttgtttaacTGCGACGAACGTTGAACTGGGTCGGTTCCCCTCATACACTCGCAGTCTTCACCTCCCCACACTAACAGATTTTGTTCCGACTTGCCCTGCCAACTGACCACAACTACTGCAGACTGATGCTGACGTTCCACCGACCGGGAATCAGGGGTAAAAGCAGGCAGAAAAATGTGTGCTGTGGTCCCAGCTCGATGCGTGTGAGCAGACTGAATGGATAGAATGTGCCTTATAGGCGATCTCTCTGCTGTGGAAGCCTGTCAGGATTATCGGCCGCCACTGGATGGCTGGAAGGAGCCTTTAAACAACTGGATAGGGAATAAAGTCTAGAAATACAGTGGACTTATCCAGACctgaatatatatttaaatcaaattccaTACTCTATTACACTTTTTAAATGACGTATTTTTAATGACAGAAGAACTAAAGAAAATGACCTTACCTTTAATGGCCACTCTGTTGTTTCTCATGGAGGTCAATACCTGCTCTAATTTCTCCTCATTGGCCATGTTCTGGACTTCACTGAGATGGAACTCCTCAAATTCAACAGGGATGTCACCTGCCTTAAGATAAGCGCAAAAAAATATGCAATTAagaatatatacatataatacTGCATATTAGTAGTAAACAGGAGAGAGGAGGTCATTACTTCAT comes from Girardinichthys multiradiatus isolate DD_20200921_A chromosome 20, DD_fGirMul_XY1, whole genome shotgun sequence and encodes:
- the idh3b gene encoding isocitrate dehydrogenase [NAD] subunit beta, mitochondrial isoform X1 translates to MAAALRGTLVTLVKGLGGARMHQLASRPLSVSASLCGQETPPPRADGTFKVTMVPGDGVGPELMTAVKDVFKAGDIPVEFEEFHLSEVQNMANEEKLEQVLTSMRNNRVAIKGKIHTPMEYKGELASYEMKLRRKLDLFANVVHVNSLQGYNTRHNNLDLVIIREQTEGEYSSLEHESASGVIECLKIITREKSRRIAKFAFDYATKLGRNKVTAVHKANIMKLGDGLFLQSCAEVAELYPKIKYENIIIDNCCMQLVQNPYQFDVLVMPNLYGNIIDNLAAGLVGGAGVVPGESYSAEYVVFETGARHPFAQAVGRNIANPTAMLLSAANMLRHLNLMFHSQMVSEAVKRVIKQGKVRTQDLGGYCTTGDFVHAVVENLRHRPAQ
- the idh3b gene encoding isocitrate dehydrogenase [NAD] subunit beta, mitochondrial isoform X2; protein product: MAAALRGTLVTLVKGLGGARMHQLASRPLSVSASLCGQETPPPRADGTFKVTMVPGDGVGPELMTAVKDVFKAGDIPVEFEEFHLSEVQNMANEEKLEQVLTSMRNNRVAIKGKIHTPMEYKGELASYEMKLRRKLDLFANVVHVNSLQGYNTRHNNLDLVIIREQTEGEYSSLEHESASGVIECLKIITREKSRRIAKFAFDYATKLGRNKVTAVHKANIMKLGDGLFLQSCAEVAELYPKIKYENIIIDNCCMQLVQNPYQFDVLVMPNLYGNIIDNLAAGLVGGAGVVPGESYSAEYVVFETGARHPFAQAVGRNIANPTAMLLSAANMLRHLNLMFHSQMVSEAVKRVIKQGKVRTGDLGGYATSDEFTRAVIANLPV